ATTCTGTTTTAATTGCTTTGCAACCTCTCTTACAACATGAATACTAGCAATAATGTTTCCAGCCATTGCTAGGGTCTCTAGCCTTAGAATTACATGTTCGAGAAATATTTCAATAGTATTTAGATTCTTGTCAAGAGTATCTAAATTCTTTAACTCTCTATCTATAGACAAAGCCTTTTCACTATCAATACCACTAATCTTCTCTCTATACTCTCTATATACAGATAGATTCTTTCTAACAACATTTCTGTAATATTTAATCTTACTATGGAACTCTCTTAATATTGCTATCGATAGCAGTATCTTTGCCTTAACAGACATCTTTACTCCTAATATAAAATTGTATTACAAATACTATTAAACTCTATACCACATTGAATAATTTCCTAGGAGAATTTTCTATTAGCTATGTGCCACATATTCTCCCATACTCCTTCTCTTCATGTATACCAAGATCTTTACCTGTAAATCTTGGGAGTACTTTCTTCTCTATATCTTTCATCTTCCTCCTTGCAAACCATAGAAATATCCTTAGCAATATCTTTACAGGTTCATATACAAGTCCCTTCATATAGAAATTAGCTATTATATCTTCAGCCCATTTAACTGTATGCCAAAAAGCTATCTTCATAGCCTCTGCATGTTCTGGTGTTATACG
Above is a genomic segment from Ignisphaera aggregans DSM 17230 containing:
- a CDS encoding hypothetical protein (KEGG: sai:Saci_1416 hypothetical protein~SPTR: Q4J8Y4 Conserved Archaeal protein) gives rise to the protein MSVKAKILLSIAILREFHSKIKYYRNVVRKNLSVYREYREKISGIDSEKALSIDRELKNLDTLDKNLNTIEIFLEHVILRLETLAMAGNIIASIHVVREVAKQLKQNMSNTIPIFNVLIDRLDEISRSLYQDMKTLDIDSRQIAYSSNEAKKIVNEAKKVAGIL